CTTGAAGCTTGTGTCGCTATCGATGCCCCTAACTTTAATATTTTTGATCGAGCAAAAAGACGCAAGCATTTTGTAAAGATGATTCCGGAAGATGGGATGTTGGTCTTGGAACATGAAAACAGTATTGTTGCCTATGCCACCTTTGAACCAGACTGGTTTGGCTGTACCTTTCTAAAGCTGGTGGTCACTGATGTATCGGTTCGTAGGAAGGGATTAGCTGCACTGTTGATCCAGTATGTTGAGGATCATCACTGCCCTTCAGGAAAATTTTTCAGTTCAACCGAGGATGACAATGAAGCGTCAAAAAAGCTACATGAGAAGCTAGGGTTTAAAGTAAGTGGTTGGCTGGATAATCTGCCTCAACCACATCGTGAAATTTTCTATTTCAAGCTAATAAAAAAAGATGCTACCTCCTCCATACATGAATAGATACCCTCTTCTATCCTATTCTTAATAGTTTATTTTTTTGATCGGATATTCTTGCTTGCGGAATGTTAAATATATTATATATTGGGTATGATATATTTAACATTAAGTCAAGGATATATAACATGCCTGTATCATTCCAAGAAAGAAGTTTGTGGATCTCACTCATCTCCACTCTATTGATTTTTGGGTATTATTTTGTAAAAGTTTTTAGCACCCTGACTAACCCGGATACAATCGCTTTAAACTTCGGAGGATTACTTGTCGGAGTACTATTCTTCATCTCGTTGATTCAAATAGTATTACAGTCCATCGTCGCGGGATGGTTCAACAAGGAAGCGAGTGATGGCATAGATGAGCGGCACACAATGATTGAACTCAGGGCTGGAAAATTTTCCCGATATGTTAATCTCTCAGGTACCTGGGCTGTTGTGATAAGTTTCTATTTTGGCTTTTCTGTGGAAGTTATTGTTAATATTGCTCTGTTCTTTTTTGTACTCTCTGAAATCGTGGGCTATATCTTTCAATTAAATTTTTATCGAAGGGGATTCTGAATTGACCCTGAAAACAATAGAAAATAATATCAGAAAATACAGATTCAACGCGAATGAAATGACCCAGGAGGATTTGGCGAATCGCATTGGTGTTTCTCGCCAAACCGTTTTAGCTA
Above is a window of Candidatus Neomarinimicrobiota bacterium DNA encoding:
- a CDS encoding GNAT family N-acetyltransferase, whose translation is MNLNIIIRGAVIDDLEACVAIDAPNFNIFDRAKRRKHFVKMIPEDGMLVLEHENSIVAYATFEPDWFGCTFLKLVVTDVSVRRKGLAALLIQYVEDHHCPSGKFFSSTEDDNEASKKLHEKLGFKVSGWLDNLPQPHREIFYFKLIKKDATSSIHE
- a CDS encoding helix-turn-helix transcriptional regulator, which codes for MTLKTIENNIRKYRFNANEMTQEDLANRIGVSRQTVLAIESCKYSPTLELAFKIAHVFNVPLDDVFTYHPEKE